A region of the candidate division KSB1 bacterium genome:
TCCGAGAGCAATCTGGACGTCAATGACCTCTACGTTTTTAATCAAGGCAACAATGTTGTGTTTGCCATGACCGTGAGTCCGCTTGCGGGCAGCGGTGCTGCCTTTAATCCTGATGGACTTTATCAATTCAAACTTGACAAAGAGCGGGACGGCATCGAAGACGCGGTCATTCAAGTGACTTTTGACGGAACGGGGACAGGTCAAACCGTACAGGTTCGGGGTCCCGTAGCGCCGTCAATAACCGGCCCGGGGGGAAATAAAATTCTAAGTAGTTCGGCTATTTCAGGTAACTTTAATAGCAATTTTACCGGAAATGGCATGACCGTTTTTGCCGGCCCTCGTGAAGATCCGTTCTTTGTCCATTTGTTTGGCGACGCGAGCTTGACCAGCGTTTTGAACGCCGCCTTCACTGCGGCCCTCGGCACTCCAGTCGGTGATCCCAACGAACAAACTTTTGCTTTCGCAGATCCGGCATCGGATGATCTCGCCGGCGCGAATGTGTTGGCAATCGTTGTCGAAGTTCCCAAATCAGCAGTAGCCAGCGCTCTCGGAATCACCACATCGGACACCTTTTATGCCTGGGCAACAACCAGTGTAAAAGACTGACCTAAACATTCAACTCAAATTATCTTAAAGAAAGGAACCAAA
Encoded here:
- a CDS encoding DUF4331 family protein, whose translation is MFHNRFFGMTLLGVLAMGIVVGSGIMIKAADHLDSPNSSESNLDVNDLYVFNQGNNVVFAMTVSPLAGSGAAFNPDGLYQFKLDKERDGIEDAVIQVTFDGTGTGQTVQVRGPVAPSITGPGGNKILSSSAISGNFNSNFTGNGMTVFAGPREDPFFVHLFGDASLTSVLNAAFTAALGTPVGDPNEQTFAFADPASDDLAGANVLAIVVEVPKSAVASALGITTSDTFYAWATTSVKD